A single Carnobacterium alterfunditum DSM 5972 DNA region contains:
- a CDS encoding YrrS family protein yields the protein MKNSKDNKKSTRSNKYDKERKTVKILTFAVVIAALIVIILLIMSLFSGGDKPQESTTDNSSMIIKNSDDSTQSDVQSSKDSSEDSSESSSESVESESVESESKESESKESESKESEESESEKAESVEKKEVEPTDENVEEVYTEDWEPVETEQEGEHKTNFSDGSQDRIEIKKAAAVATDLSEANMIEWWVENSGEGQVVATVSDKDQTKTYRVYLNWVDGQGWQPTKVEQLEENDKR from the coding sequence ATGAAGAATTCTAAGGATAATAAAAAGAGTACTCGTTCAAATAAATACGATAAAGAAAGAAAAACGGTAAAAATATTGACGTTTGCAGTAGTGATTGCAGCTTTGATCGTAATCATATTATTGATAATGTCGCTTTTCAGTGGAGGAGATAAGCCACAAGAAAGTACAACTGATAATTCTAGCATGATCATAAAAAATAGTGATGATTCAACCCAAAGTGATGTACAAAGCTCTAAGGATAGTTCTGAAGATAGTTCTGAAAGTAGTTCTGAATCAGTAGAGAGCGAATCAGTAGAATCTGAAAGTAAAGAAAGCGAAAGTAAAGAAAGCGAAAGTAAAGAAAGCGAAGAATCTGAAAGCGAGAAAGCTGAGTCTGTTGAGAAAAAAGAAGTTGAACCGACTGATGAAAATGTAGAAGAAGTTTATACTGAGGATTGGGAACCAGTAGAAACGGAGCAAGAGGGAGAACATAAAACTAATTTCAGCGATGGTTCTCAAGACCGTATCGAAATCAAAAAAGCTGCTGCAGTTGCAACCGATTTGAGTGAAGCAAATATGATCGAATGGTGGGTTGAAAATAGTGGGGAAGGGCAGGTAGTAGCAACTGTCTCAGATAAAGACCAAACTAAAACGTACCGCGTCTACTTAAACTGGGTAGACGGTCAAGGATGGCAGCCAACGAAAGTAGAACAACTAGAAGAAAATGATAAACGATAA
- a CDS encoding ECF transporter S component, protein MYQKNRSAYRTAILGILTAIIIIQNFVPLLGYIPIPPLNPTIIHITVIVVSITLGTKDGMIIGSVWGITRMIKAFTMPASPFDYFLWRNPIIAIIPRILVGFVAGYAYNVCKKRFSKDSTAMIVSSVLASLTNTVMVLGLIYVIYGEAYASLIEVDYSNLLGVLATVVLTNGVGEAIAAAIIAPIIARSLKKFSTNK, encoded by the coding sequence GTGTACCAAAAAAATAGGAGTGCTTATAGAACCGCTATTTTAGGTATTCTTACGGCTATCATTATTATTCAAAATTTCGTTCCATTACTGGGATATATTCCTATCCCTCCTTTAAATCCTACGATCATTCATATTACAGTTATTGTAGTATCTATTACACTTGGAACAAAAGATGGTATGATCATTGGCTCTGTTTGGGGAATAACTCGAATGATAAAGGCTTTTACGATGCCTGCTTCGCCTTTTGATTATTTTTTATGGAGGAATCCAATTATTGCAATCATTCCTCGAATTCTGGTAGGTTTTGTGGCTGGATATGCGTATAACGTGTGTAAAAAAAGATTCTCTAAAGATTCAACAGCGATGATCGTCTCCTCGGTCTTAGCGTCATTAACAAATACAGTTATGGTTTTAGGCTTGATTTATGTAATATATGGTGAAGCTTATGCCTCACTTATAGAAGTTGATTATTCGAATCTTTTAGGAGTATTGGCAACCGTTGTTTTGACAAATGGAGTCGGTGAAGCAATAGCCGCTGCCATTATCGCGCCTATTATCGCACGCTCGTTGAAGAAATTCAGTACCAATAAATAA
- a CDS encoding GTPase codes for MKNLDKNLNIVQDILNKTEEELKKMNPVNVLVIGKTGVGKSTLINNVFRENLALTGIGRPITKHLRRISKDGVPMVLYDTRGLELSLEVQNEIKNEIFDTIKENKKLGVKEEIHIAYYCINANSSRIEPTELELISELSEKVPVVIVLTQSIGEPATMFKEYIENLNLPIYGVVSIMAEDFKVTEDYSVLSFGLKELLELSFEIIPEEAKKAFNNAQQVDIARKANSARSWALRYIGTSFGVGFLPIPFSDASVLVPMQVTLLAHITAIFGISMDKATIASLVAAIGGTGGATFAGRYIVSNVIKLIPGAGTVVGGFISGSTAAVITTALSMSYIEVLAIIAAGEKDGKYPDLKNIEILMREKFQERLKKGSKIDKKIDITTDLPKENLELDDSKKDYFLSKFKRLIKPKNSKNDS; via the coding sequence ATGAAAAATTTAGATAAGAATCTTAATATAGTTCAAGATATTTTAAACAAAACTGAAGAAGAACTAAAAAAAATGAATCCCGTCAATGTGCTGGTAATCGGTAAAACAGGAGTGGGAAAGAGTACACTGATCAATAACGTCTTTAGAGAAAATCTAGCTTTAACAGGCATCGGCAGGCCCATAACGAAACATTTAAGACGGATTTCTAAAGATGGAGTCCCAATGGTCTTATATGATACTAGGGGATTGGAATTGAGTCTAGAAGTACAAAATGAAATTAAAAATGAAATTTTTGATACTATTAAAGAAAACAAGAAATTAGGCGTTAAGGAAGAGATCCATATTGCTTATTACTGTATCAATGCCAATTCTTCTCGTATAGAGCCTACAGAACTTGAACTGATCAGTGAATTGAGTGAGAAAGTTCCTGTTGTTATTGTTTTAACTCAGTCTATTGGTGAGCCTGCGACCATGTTTAAAGAGTATATTGAAAATTTGAATTTGCCAATTTATGGTGTTGTATCTATTATGGCTGAAGATTTCAAAGTAACGGAAGACTATTCAGTTTTATCATTTGGCTTAAAAGAATTGCTTGAATTAAGTTTTGAGATCATACCGGAAGAGGCAAAAAAAGCTTTTAATAATGCCCAACAAGTGGATATAGCTCGAAAAGCTAATTCTGCACGCAGTTGGGCGTTAAGATATATTGGAACATCCTTTGGGGTTGGCTTTTTGCCGATACCTTTTTCTGACGCATCCGTTCTGGTACCTATGCAAGTAACTTTATTGGCTCATATTACGGCTATTTTTGGTATCTCGATGGATAAAGCTACTATTGCAAGTCTTGTAGCAGCAATAGGAGGGACTGGGGGAGCAACTTTTGCAGGAAGATACATCGTTTCTAATGTTATAAAATTGATACCTGGTGCTGGTACAGTTGTTGGAGGATTCATTAGTGGTTCAACAGCTGCAGTCATCACAACAGCTCTTTCTATGAGCTATATTGAGGTATTGGCAATTATAGCTGCAGGAGAAAAAGATGGAAAATACCCTGATCTTAAAAATATTGAAATCTTAATGAGAGAAAAATTTCAAGAACGGTTAAAAAAGGGTTCTAAAATCGATAAAAAAATTGATATAACAACTGACTTACCAAAAGAAAACTTAGAATTAGACGATTCAAAAAAAGATTATTTTTTAAGTAAATTTAAAAGGTTAATCAAGCCAAAAAATTCTAAAAATGATTCATAA
- a CDS encoding IS1380 family transposase — protein MATLHENRLLFNSNITVSHSGGNLSSDSGLILVKEFMHTINFSNILKQTLTINDDRLYYNHANHSIIEQILFQLIAGYQTDSSADVLSKDPIFQSLLAKEQLASQPSISRLWDRLSQENISQLQEVNQILIDKVRTARNTTEMIFDLDSTHSDTFGNQEKSNYNAHYQTNGYHPLVAFEGLTGDFLKAELRSGNVYTSNGVADFVRPLFDHYQETVPVSSILVRADSGFATPELYELCEKRQNFYIVRLKSNRNLGKIAEQFVSINDQQDWDKKEVHYASTLYQAKSWTHPRRICIKSTREATELIARHEFIITNLSENLSAEAVFQTYSKRGTMENYIKEAKNGFYFDKTNSPRFLENHARMMVSVLAYNIVNFMRTLCFTKETKGFQVSTIRLLLFKVAGKLVHSGRKTFLKLSSYHVYHELFHKILRNIQHFKWQ, from the coding sequence ATGGCAACTTTACATGAAAATCGTTTGCTTTTCAATTCAAACATTACGGTATCTCACTCTGGGGGTAATTTATCCTCAGATTCCGGATTGATATTAGTTAAGGAATTCATGCACACCATTAATTTCTCTAACATTTTGAAACAAACCCTCACTATTAACGATGATCGACTTTACTATAACCATGCTAATCATTCAATTATTGAACAAATCCTTTTTCAATTGATTGCTGGATATCAAACGGATTCTTCGGCTGACGTTTTATCAAAAGATCCCATTTTCCAGAGTCTATTAGCTAAAGAGCAACTCGCTTCACAACCGTCTATTTCTCGTTTATGGGATCGGTTAAGTCAAGAAAACATTTCCCAATTACAAGAAGTCAATCAAATCCTGATTGATAAAGTACGTACTGCTCGTAATACAACTGAAATGATTTTTGATCTAGACTCAACACATTCGGATACCTTTGGCAATCAGGAGAAGTCGAATTATAATGCCCATTACCAAACGAATGGCTATCATCCACTTGTTGCCTTTGAAGGTCTGACTGGCGACTTTTTGAAAGCAGAACTTCGTTCTGGTAATGTGTACACATCCAATGGTGTTGCAGATTTTGTCCGACCACTTTTTGACCATTACCAAGAAACCGTACCTGTAAGTTCTATTCTAGTGCGTGCAGATAGTGGTTTTGCAACTCCTGAATTATATGAACTGTGTGAAAAACGTCAAAATTTTTATATTGTTCGATTGAAATCGAATCGCAACTTAGGAAAAATCGCTGAGCAATTTGTATCTATAAATGACCAGCAGGATTGGGATAAAAAAGAAGTTCACTACGCTTCTACACTCTATCAAGCTAAGAGCTGGACACATCCACGAAGAATTTGTATTAAATCTACGCGCGAAGCAACCGAATTGATTGCTCGACATGAATTTATCATAACCAATTTATCAGAGAACCTTTCTGCAGAAGCGGTCTTTCAAACCTATTCTAAAAGAGGCACCATGGAAAATTACATTAAAGAGGCCAAAAATGGATTTTATTTCGATAAAACCAACAGTCCTCGTTTTTTAGAAAATCATGCACGTATGATGGTGAGTGTACTAGCTTACAACATCGTCAATTTTATGCGTACTCTTTGTTTTACGAAAGAAACCAAAGGTTTTCAAGTTTCAACTATTCGTTTGCTCTTATTTAAAGTAGCGGGTAAACTTGTTCATTCTGGACGAAAAACCTTTTTAAAACTCAGTTCCTATCACGTTTACCATGAACTCTTCCATAAAATCTTGCGGAATATTCAGCATTTCAAATGGCAGTAG
- a CDS encoding IS5 family transposase (programmed frameshift): protein MMSIERYELTDVQWNQIKNLFPEYHTGRPPKSNRIMFNAVLWIARSGAAWRDLPKERYGSWKTVYSRFCLWRDTGLLESLFITLNYEADYENLSIDSTVVTAHQQSAGAKKGGLNSVISQHIGKSSGGHTTKIHVIVDGLGNPLYFQLSGGNLHDSVLAIEVLQHVEIQGSNVIGDRAYGSLDIRTYVTNHDATYTIPPKKNTKEPWTVDWWLYKERHLVECFFNKLKHFRHIATRYDKLATSYLAFVYIAAIFLLTK from the exons ATGATGAGTATTGAACGTTATGAGCTGACTGATGTGCAGTGGAATCAAATCAAAAATCTGTTTCCCGAATATCACACAGGTAGACCACCTAAAAGCAATCGTATAATGTTCAATGCTGTTTTATGGATTGCTAGAAGCGGTGCTGCTTGGCGAGATCTGCCAAAAGAACGTTACGGATCATGGAAAACGGTCTATAGCCGCTTTTGTTTATGGCGTGATACTGGTTTACTTGAATCCCTTTTTATTACGTTGAATTATGAAGCAGATTACGAAAACTTGAGTATCGATTCAACCGTTGTAACGGCGCATCAGCAGAGTGCCGGTGCAAAAAAAGGGGGCT TAAATTCTGTCATCTCGCAACATATCGGTAAAAGCAGTGGTGGGCACACAACAAAAATACATGTCATCGTAGACGGATTAGGAAATCCATTATATTTTCAGCTATCAGGTGGAAATCTCCATGATAGTGTTCTCGCTATTGAAGTTCTTCAACACGTTGAAATACAAGGCAGTAATGTTATTGGCGATCGTGCATACGGTTCTTTAGACATTCGGACTTATGTGACGAATCACGATGCGACTTATACCATTCCACCAAAGAAAAATACAAAAGAACCTTGGACTGTTGATTGGTGGCTATATAAAGAACGTCATTTGGTGGAGTGTTTCTTTAATAAGTTAAAGCATTTCCGTCATATCGCGACACGTTATGATAAACTCGCAACGTCCTACTTAGCCTTTGTATATATAGCAGCTATTTTTCTCTTAACCAAATAG
- a CDS encoding SatD family protein: MTRQTVGTPYAAIIGDIKDSRKIADRKEVQEQFHSILKIINEKYAEDIASNFIITLGDSFQGLLKNKQVILSIIFEIELAMAPVELRFGIGLGSISTPIQRDNSMEMDGTAYHRARQMIETIEGNENKYTTSETNMMICSGEGYQRTDQLLNTILSLATALKSKWSARQKEVMYAYFTHGENQYKTAEELGIGQSSVNKALNTAKYYTYKTALIDTSHFLIQNIEEDE, from the coding sequence ATGACCAGACAAACTGTAGGGACTCCATATGCAGCCATTATAGGGGATATTAAAGACTCTCGTAAAATTGCGGATCGAAAAGAAGTGCAAGAACAATTTCATTCTATTTTGAAAATAATAAATGAGAAATATGCAGAAGATATTGCTTCTAATTTCATTATTACTTTAGGAGACAGCTTCCAAGGATTACTAAAAAATAAACAAGTGATTTTAAGCATTATTTTTGAAATCGAATTGGCCATGGCTCCCGTTGAATTACGATTTGGCATTGGCTTAGGCAGTATCAGTACACCGATCCAACGAGATAATTCTATGGAGATGGATGGCACAGCCTACCACCGCGCAAGGCAAATGATTGAAACTATTGAAGGAAATGAAAATAAATATACCACAAGCGAGACCAATATGATGATTTGTTCCGGAGAAGGCTACCAACGAACAGATCAGCTATTGAATACTATTCTGTCACTAGCCACAGCATTGAAATCAAAGTGGTCTGCTAGACAAAAAGAAGTTATGTATGCTTATTTCACGCATGGAGAAAATCAATATAAGACAGCTGAAGAATTAGGGATTGGCCAATCTAGCGTTAACAAAGCTCTGAATACAGCGAAATATTATACCTATAAAACAGCTTTGATAGACACTAGCCACTTTCTAATTCAGAATATTGAGGAGGATGAATAG
- a CDS encoding DUF3307 domain-containing protein: MNQVLWIVLFIGHILGDFYFQSSALAREKEVSGKKLVLHCFIYLITMVGVIIPIFSWSLLKVVIGISVLHFMIDGLKFLLTNRFFIRNDKDTPIFLVDQGLHILVLLAAVVYITVSYIEIEYMPGLETLSSSLGLDMKNILSWILILLVMIRPCSVTIKKVLNHYRPTNENQVDEGIPSAGALIGVFERFFILLMLYANQFTAIGFVLTAKSIARYNKISENPQFAEYYLLGTLLSTLLIIVSYFFIF; this comes from the coding sequence TTGAATCAAGTCTTATGGATAGTATTATTTATCGGACATATATTGGGAGACTTTTATTTCCAATCGTCTGCGTTAGCGAGAGAAAAGGAAGTATCTGGTAAGAAATTAGTGCTCCATTGTTTTATTTATTTGATCACTATGGTAGGCGTGATTATTCCTATTTTTAGTTGGTCTTTATTAAAAGTGGTCATAGGGATTTCAGTGCTACATTTCATGATAGATGGTCTAAAATTTTTGCTTACGAATCGCTTTTTCATTCGTAATGATAAAGATACGCCTATCTTTCTAGTAGACCAAGGGTTACACATCCTTGTATTACTTGCGGCAGTTGTCTATATCACAGTATCTTATATAGAGATTGAATATATGCCAGGATTAGAAACCTTGTCAAGCAGTTTAGGTTTGGATATGAAAAATATTTTGTCATGGATACTGATTCTATTGGTGATGATCCGGCCATGCAGTGTAACTATAAAAAAAGTATTGAATCACTATCGCCCAACCAATGAAAATCAAGTAGATGAGGGTATCCCAAGTGCTGGGGCGTTGATTGGTGTTTTTGAACGTTTCTTTATTTTGCTGATGCTGTATGCTAATCAATTTACTGCTATTGGATTTGTTCTGACAGCGAAGTCCATTGCTCGGTACAATAAAATTTCAGAAAATCCTCAGTTTGCAGAATACTATTTACTGGGAACCTTATTGAGCACTTTGTTGATTATCGTCAGTTACTTCTTTATTTTCTGA
- a CDS encoding diaminopimelate dehydrogenase — translation MNQKIRIGLVGYGNIGRGVELAINQFPDMEGIAVFTRRNPAEVNSVLPAIKIDDILNYKNDIDVLILCGGSATDLPQQGPELAKHFSTIDSYDNHAKIPAYFEDMDNSAKEGQNVSIISVGWDPGLFSINRALFEAVLPVGQTYTFWGKGLSQGHSDAIRRITGVKKGVQYTVPLDQALEKVRKGLNPSLSTREKHIRICYVVSDEGADQSKIEQTIKTMPNYFEPYETVVHFIDEEQFEKDHQQMPHGGFVIRTGESGAGSKQKAEFQLDLESNPEFTSSVLVAYVRAAVKFKKEGKTGAFSVLDVPMSYLSDKSPEQLRKELL, via the coding sequence ATGAATCAAAAAATTCGTATAGGCTTAGTCGGCTACGGTAATATTGGCAGAGGGGTTGAACTAGCGATCAATCAATTTCCTGATATGGAAGGAATCGCTGTCTTTACGAGACGGAATCCAGCAGAGGTAAATTCCGTACTTCCTGCAATAAAAATCGATGATATTTTAAATTATAAAAATGATATCGATGTATTGATTTTATGTGGTGGGTCAGCTACTGACTTACCACAGCAAGGACCAGAATTAGCAAAACATTTTTCAACTATTGATAGTTATGATAATCATGCAAAAATACCTGCCTATTTTGAAGATATGGATAATTCTGCTAAAGAAGGGCAAAATGTCAGTATTATTTCTGTCGGTTGGGATCCAGGTTTATTTTCAATCAACCGTGCATTATTTGAAGCCGTTCTACCCGTTGGACAGACTTATACTTTCTGGGGTAAAGGTTTAAGCCAAGGTCATTCTGATGCGATTCGTCGCATAACTGGTGTCAAAAAAGGGGTTCAATATACCGTCCCATTAGATCAAGCTTTAGAAAAAGTTCGTAAAGGACTGAACCCTTCCCTTTCTACACGTGAGAAACATATACGTATTTGTTACGTTGTTTCTGATGAAGGAGCAGATCAATCAAAAATTGAACAAACGATCAAAACGATGCCGAATTACTTTGAACCTTACGAGACCGTTGTTCATTTTATTGACGAAGAACAATTTGAAAAAGACCATCAACAGATGCCTCACGGTGGATTTGTTATCCGTACCGGTGAATCTGGAGCTGGAAGCAAACAAAAAGCTGAATTTCAACTTGATTTAGAAAGCAATCCTGAATTCACCTCTTCTGTTTTAGTTGCCTATGTAAGAGCCGCAGTTAAGTTTAAAAAAGAAGGAAAAACCGGTGCTTTCAGCGTACTAGATGTTCCTATGTCCTACTTGTCAGATAAATCACCTGAACAACTAAGAAAAGAACTGCTATAA
- a CDS encoding insulinase family protein translates to MVFKQIETQELPDIQSVGTVYEHVETGAKVLYLANDDSNKAFTIGFKTPPYNDNGIAHIIEHSVLNGSEKYPSKEPFVELVKGSLNTFVNAMTFSDKTIYPVASTNKKDFMHLMSVYLDAVFKPNFYGNAQILAQEGWHHHLESAKDDLIYKGVVYNEMKGATASPERQVQQHLTHQLYPNSIYRHESGGNPKAIPSLTQEEFVAFHQTYYHPSNSLTVLYGDIDKKETFAALEDYFSGAGKQSEKVDLSFEPAVPDDAVFEDTYSITAGDNPEGKDYLALGWHVSEPNDVLDMYGLEVLEEILFGNNQSPLKKALLDADIGGDIIGGVADFGYPTGFMITAKYSDASKMTRFKEVVQETLKQLMTEGIDEGLIDSALNKITFQTKEAAISEDNPRGVIYAINAYQSWLYDKSPYVNLQFSGYLKELGELAGRGYFEQLIKEKLLNNPLRTAVILKAEPGKSDQFEAKSHQQLQEYKANLSKEEIDKMIAQTQELIKRQEATDKPEDLAKIPTLTKEDLSTQVEEYPLTEIPFNEGTHFYQAEQFTSGIDYLSLYIDLKDVTAEEYQWLGLLSHLLGKLATEKYDVETLQRQKDLYTGGIYGKIDIYEDKAGQLQPYFVLRGKSLESSFEELVSLMQEILCHTQFENKDEILKITQQLISNFERRINSSSHVLAANRALSQVKSSAKLKELISGMDQFLFLKDIRTDLQSDKSKEATERIKQSVKGLLNKNRLNILYVGEKDRGVLVKEKLQAAFSELPSVELGELAVINPGAKQHEAYVTAQDVNYVAVASNANDKFDYTGAAKVLATTIRYSYLWNEIRVKGGAYGSLYNHQRTGEFALSSYRDPNIRKTLETYKGLPNYVAQMELSNSELLKYIIGTISPMEQPKSAFSKGLTAFNRLKTGVTREELVHLKEEILAVDSNALQMLNKILDSVLEESTVVVIGNKGQIETEKDLFDKVYELY, encoded by the coding sequence ATGGTATTTAAGCAAATTGAGACACAAGAATTACCGGATATTCAATCCGTGGGAACCGTTTATGAACACGTTGAGACAGGAGCCAAGGTTCTTTATCTAGCAAATGACGATTCCAATAAGGCGTTTACGATTGGGTTTAAGACACCTCCGTATAACGATAACGGAATTGCTCATATCATAGAGCATTCAGTTTTAAATGGATCTGAAAAATACCCTTCAAAAGAACCATTTGTTGAATTAGTCAAAGGGTCATTGAATACGTTCGTCAATGCAATGACTTTTTCAGATAAGACAATTTATCCAGTTGCTTCTACTAATAAAAAAGACTTTATGCATTTAATGAGTGTTTATTTAGATGCTGTGTTTAAGCCGAACTTTTACGGTAATGCACAAATATTAGCGCAAGAAGGTTGGCATCATCATTTAGAGTCAGCAAAAGATGACCTGATTTATAAAGGCGTTGTTTACAATGAAATGAAAGGGGCGACAGCCTCTCCTGAAAGACAAGTTCAACAGCATTTGACTCATCAGTTGTACCCCAACAGTATTTACCGTCACGAATCTGGTGGAAATCCAAAAGCCATCCCTAGTTTAACGCAAGAAGAATTTGTTGCTTTCCATCAAACTTATTACCACCCAAGTAATTCTCTGACTGTCTTATATGGAGACATTGATAAAAAAGAAACTTTTGCTGCATTAGAGGACTATTTCAGTGGCGCAGGCAAACAGAGTGAAAAAGTCGACTTATCTTTTGAACCAGCTGTTCCTGATGATGCTGTATTTGAAGATACTTACTCAATAACTGCAGGAGATAACCCTGAAGGAAAAGATTATTTGGCTTTAGGGTGGCATGTATCTGAACCGAACGATGTACTGGATATGTATGGACTAGAAGTTTTGGAAGAGATTTTATTTGGCAATAATCAATCACCGCTTAAAAAAGCTTTATTGGATGCGGATATAGGTGGGGACATAATAGGTGGCGTTGCTGATTTTGGCTATCCAACGGGATTTATGATCACTGCTAAATATTCTGATGCTTCTAAGATGACTCGATTCAAAGAAGTTGTTCAAGAGACTTTAAAACAGTTAATGACTGAAGGGATCGACGAAGGGCTGATTGATTCAGCGTTGAATAAAATTACTTTTCAAACGAAAGAAGCGGCTATTTCGGAAGACAACCCACGTGGAGTCATTTATGCCATCAATGCTTATCAATCTTGGTTGTATGACAAGAGTCCTTATGTGAACTTGCAATTTTCGGGCTATTTGAAAGAACTAGGAGAATTGGCAGGTAGGGGGTATTTTGAGCAACTGATCAAAGAAAAACTATTAAATAATCCTTTGCGTACTGCAGTGATTTTAAAAGCTGAACCGGGTAAAAGCGATCAATTTGAAGCGAAATCTCATCAGCAATTGCAAGAATATAAAGCTAATCTATCAAAAGAAGAAATCGACAAAATGATAGCTCAAACACAAGAGTTGATCAAGCGTCAAGAAGCGACGGATAAACCGGAAGATCTAGCAAAGATTCCAACACTGACGAAAGAAGATTTAAGCACACAGGTAGAAGAGTATCCACTAACGGAAATTCCTTTTAATGAAGGAACTCATTTTTATCAGGCTGAACAATTCACTTCCGGCATTGACTACCTTAGTTTGTATATTGATTTGAAAGATGTTACAGCTGAAGAATATCAGTGGTTGGGTTTATTGAGTCATCTTCTTGGTAAGCTAGCCACTGAGAAATATGATGTCGAAACTTTGCAGCGTCAAAAAGATCTGTACACAGGCGGTATTTACGGAAAGATTGATATTTATGAAGATAAAGCAGGACAGCTGCAGCCTTATTTTGTTTTACGCGGAAAATCTTTGGAATCTTCTTTTGAGGAACTGGTCTCATTAATGCAAGAAATCTTGTGCCACACCCAATTTGAAAATAAAGATGAGATTTTGAAAATCACTCAACAGCTGATTTCTAATTTCGAACGACGCATTAATTCCAGTTCCCATGTTCTAGCTGCAAACCGGGCCTTAAGTCAAGTGAAATCTTCAGCCAAATTAAAGGAACTGATCAGTGGAATGGATCAATTCCTTTTTTTGAAAGACATTCGTACTGATTTACAATCCGATAAGTCAAAAGAGGCAACAGAGCGTATCAAGCAGTCAGTAAAGGGTTTGCTAAATAAAAATCGCTTGAACATTTTATACGTCGGTGAGAAAGATCGAGGAGTACTGGTCAAAGAAAAATTACAAGCAGCATTTTCTGAGTTGCCTAGTGTTGAATTAGGTGAACTAGCCGTCATTAATCCGGGTGCGAAGCAGCATGAAGCTTATGTCACTGCTCAAGACGTGAACTATGTAGCTGTTGCTTCAAATGCCAATGATAAATTTGACTACACTGGCGCAGCGAAAGTATTGGCAACAACTATTCGTTACAGTTACTTGTGGAATGAGATCCGTGTCAAAGGTGGTGCTTATGGTTCGCTTTATAACCATCAACGAACTGGTGAATTTGCCTTGAGTTCTTATCGTGACCCCAATATCCGTAAAACATTAGAAACCTATAAAGGTTTGCCTAACTATGTAGCACAAATGGAGTTGTCTAACAGCGAATTATTAAAATACATTATTGGCACGATCAGTCCCATGGAACAGCCAAAATCAGCTTTCAGCAAAGGTTTAACCGCATTCAATCGTCTAAAAACAGGCGTGACTCGTGAAGAGTTGGTTCATTTGAAGGAAGAGATTCTAGCGGTTGATTCAAATGCCTTACAGATGCTTAATAAGATCCTAGACAGTGTATTGGAAGAGAGCACGGTGGTCGTAATAGGGAATAAGGGCCAAATCGAAACCGAAAAAGACTTGTTTGATAAAGTATACGAACTGTATTAA